TACCTTCAAGGGGTGGAAAAGCCTACTCAGTCAAAAGTGATTAATAGCAAAAAACTTAAAACCATCCAAGAATTTATAGAATAAGAGATACAAAAGAAGTTCTCTTTTTCAGACAACAAAAGAAAATTCATAAAGACCTTGGAAAACGAAAAATTGAATAAAGATTGAAATCAAATAAAAATTGTTGAAAATCTAAATACCCTACTTGTGGGGGGTGATAAAAAGAAAAGATAGAAAATTTCTCATAATTTCTTTAAAGGTAAAATAGGAAGAGAATAGGAGGTTAACCCATCTAAAAGATGGTAAAGTAACTGTGGAGGTCGTGTCTTTGATCCTGAAAAAAATGATGAATTTCTCCAAGGATCTTTTGAGGGTTATGATATCCCCAGAAGAAACATTTAAGGTTGTGAAGGATAAAAATTTGGAAAACCAAGGATTGTACTTTTACATTTTCATGTGCGCATTCCTTGGTTTCATGTTAGGTGGAGTGGCATCAGCCATAACCGGAGTGTGGATAATCTTCCCAATAGCCTTCGCCGTGATAGTCACAGTAATAGCACTGGTAAAACTCATAATATGGGCCATAGTTTCACATATTGTCGCAGTTTTTGTCTTTAAAGGAAAAGGAAGCCTTGAAAGCACCATTAAGCTCATGGGATTTTCAGCAGCACCATTCATCCTTGGAATATTCGCTCTAATGACCCTAATACTAGCTGGGACATTTTTCACATCAACTATGCTGTTCACCATAATGTACATCTGGGCCATTATAATTGGGTCAGCAGCTGTGAACATCGAACATAGGATCGGTTTTGGGAGATCATTCTTATCGGTCCTTGGAATACCAGCCCTTATAATAATAGGGTTGATGATGCTCGTGGGGGTTTTACAATGAATGCCGAGAAATTTTTTAGTGTTATAATCATAATCATACTCGTAGGGGCATTTTTAACAGCAGTGGCGGCACCACTCTTCAAACCAGCAGAGGAAAATGTTATCAAGGATACTTTCACCTTAAATGAGAGCCAAGTATCAGGTATAAAGCAGGTTAATATAAGCGTGGAATCCAATGCTTCGGGCGTGGGTGTAGAATTTAGGAATGTCACGGATTCTGTTTATACTATTGAAACCGAAAGAAGCTTTGGGGATGCGAAGCCTAAAGTCAATTATACAGTGGAAGGCGACACCCTCAACGTTAATATAATGTTGGATAAGGGTTCCGCGAACATCCTATTATCAAATAAGTATACATACAATGTAACTACTAGGAGCAAGGTTGGTGGAGTTGCAATAATCCTTGGAAACAATTCAAAGGTTGATAATATAAATTCAACAATCCAATATGCTGGTGGCGGGGCGCTGTTAATCGATAAAACAACATTCAAGAACTTGTCAATGAACGTGAACACTGGAGGATTCTATATAGCGGTTTTAAACCCAAAATTCAAGGGTAATGGTTCTATAATTGCAAATGTTACCATAGGTGGTATAACAATAGCTCCAATGGACCCATCAATCCCCCTTAGGATAATAGCAAATGTTGACAGTGGAGGAGTCACATTTAAACCAAACAGCTTCCATGTTATAAAGAACACCACAACTTACCTCGAAATTGAAACAAAGCCCTATAAGTCCTCTGTTGAAAAATTAGAGATAATATGTGGGGTTGGCCTTGGTGGTGTGAGCATAGGCACTTTCCAGATGCCAATACAGCCACGATAGGTACCCTCACATTAAACTTTCCTTTTTTTATGTTTGGACCTAATTTCTATTCTTGAAATAGGGGAAAAATATTTATAGGATATCCAACCCAAAATCTTATTCAAGTTTACTTTAAAAAAAATAAAAGATGGTGATATTCTTGCATATCATGGAAGGCTTTCTACCATGGCAATGGTGCATACTCTGGTATGCAATCTCCCTACCAGTTATCATATACGGTATAACAAGAATAAAAAAAGTAGCAGATGAACTCCCAGAATCAAAACCACTACTGGCCGTGAGCGGAGCATTCATATTCATACTATCCTCCCTTAAAATGCCATCAGTCACAGGAAGCTGCTCACACCCCACAGGAAATGGATTAGGAGCAATACTATTCGGCCCATGGATAACATCAGTAATGGCAGCCATAGTACTCATATTCCAAGCACTCTTACTAGCCCACGGAGGATTAACAACACTAGGAGCCAACATATTCTCGATGGGTATAATAGGCCCAGTATTCGCATGGCTAACATACAAAGGATCCCTAAAATTAAACCTGCCAACTTCCATTGCAGTATTTTTGGCAGCATTCATAGGCGATGTCATGACATATGTAACAACATCATTCCAACTAGCCCTAGCATTCCCAATACCTAATGTGATGATAGCAACTTCAAAATTCATGCTAATATTCGCATACACCCAGATACCCCTTGGGATAGCTGAAGGATTACTCACAGTAGTGGTGTTTGAAAACATCTTAAAATTGAAACCAGACATCACAGAAAAACTAAGCCTACTAATTAGAAAACCAACAAGCGTAGGTGATTAGCATGGAGAAAAGGCACATCATAATGCTTATAATCGTTGCCTTAATCTGCATCATACCATTCCTGATCTATAGTGGCCTTGGAGAAGAACAAGGCTACTTTGGGGGTGCGGATGATAAAGCCAGTCAAGTTATAGAAGAAACCGGCTACAAGCCATGGTTTGAGCCCATATGGGAGCCCCCAAGTGGTGAAATAGAGAGTCTAATATTCGCTGTTCAAGCGGCTATAGGAGCACTGATAATTGGATACGTTTTCGGCTATTATAAAGGCAGGCAGAAAACATCCTAGAGCTGGGTAGAATGAACATTTCAACAGACCTTTATGCCTATCATAATAATCTTAACAGGATACCCCCAGGGGTGAAACTATCCTGGGGTATCCTCACGATGATATTATCTCTGCTGTCGCCTTCCCCTATAATCCCAATTATGGTAGCAATTATAATGTCGCTTACAATCGTATTGGTTGCAGGGATACCATCACGCTATTATTTAAAATTTATCAGCGTACCATCCGCTTTCGGATTTTTAACATTAATATTAATGGCATTATTTTTCGGGGCTGAACCATCATCTATAGGATTCTCTTGGTTTAGAGTGTACTTGGACGGCCTCCACACAGGATTCCTAACATTTTCGAGGATAATGGGCGGTTTCACTTGCTTAGCTTTCATTTCGCTTACAACACCCATTAACGAGATATTCAAACAATTAGAGAAGATAAAAGTGCCCAGGATCATAATTGAGATAGCTCTCCTAATGTACCGGATGATATTCATTTTCCTTGAAGAAGCATCCACCATGTACCATGCACAGGAGACAAGACTAGGCTACAATAGCGTCAAAAGTTCTATAAAATCCTTGGGGCTGCTCGCAAGCAACCTATTTATAAGGTCCTGGTTACAAGGAGAAAAGGTATACCAGGCGATGGAGACAAGATGTTACAATGGGGAAATCCCAACAATGAAGATCCATGAAACAGATAATAAATGGATCATATTAGTAATAGCCTTCGAGATAACACTACTCCTTGGAGTATACTTTACAAGAACTATAAAAATTATATAAACTTTTTTAGACAATCCATATGTTAGTATCCGTCTTCTTGGTGTTGAGAACAATGATACTTGAAGCTGTCAATGTCACATATGAGTACCCTGATGGGACAATAGCTCTTAAAAATGTCAATTTTAAAGTGGAAAAAGGACAAGTAGTAGCCTTACTAGGCCCTAATGGCGCTGGCAAATCAACCCTATTCCTACACTTTAATGGTATCCTCAAACCAAAAAAAGGGCAAATAAGAGTAGAAGGCGAACCCATCCATTACACTAAAAAGGGGCTTATGAAGGTAAGGCAGAAAGTGGGCATAGTATTTCAGAACCCTGACGATCAACTATTCGCCCCAACAGTAAGAGAGGATGTAGCATTCGGCCCATTTAATATCGGCTTAGAAACAGATGAAGTTGAAAGGAGAGTGAAAGATTCCTTGCGGAAAGTTGGCATGCTAGGATTCGAAGATAAACCACCACATCACTTAAGTGGCGGGGAAAAAAAGAGGGTTGCAATAGCCGGTATACTAGCAATGAACCCGAAGATAATGGTATTAGATGAGCCCACTTCCGGCCTCGATCCAAGGGGGGCATCCCATATAATGAGACTACTCTACAATCTCAACAAAGAGGGGATGACCATAATCATAGCAACACACGACGTTGACATGGCACCGTTATATGCTGATAAAATATACATCATAAGCAATGGTAAGATAATTAAAGAAGGCACACCCAAGGAAGTATTTAAGGATGTTAAGACCATAAGAGAAGCTAATCTAAGACTCCCAAGGATAGCCCACCTCGTGGAAATACTTGAAAAGGAGGATAAACTACCATTCAATAAACCGTACCCTCTAACCATTGGGGAAGCCAGAAGAAGACTACTAGACAAATGGAAATTAATGGAGACACCATCCCATTCAAAGGTGAGAAGATGAGACGCATAGGAATATGTGACACCACCTTTGCAAGATACGACATGGCAAGTGCCGCCATAGATGAACTAAAAATGCACGCCCCAGACTTAAAGATTATAAGGAGAACAGTACCAGGTGTCAAAGACCTCCCAGTAGCATGTAAAAAATTGATCGAAGAAGAAGGCTGTGAGATTGTAATGGCCTTCGGGATGCCAGGCCCGGATGAAAAGGATAAAGTATGCGCCCATGAAGCTTCAACAGGACTCATACAAGCCCAGCTCATGACAAACACTCACATAATCGAAGTATTCGTCCATGAAGACGAGGAATCCAACCCAAAGGACCTTAAAATACTCGCAGAAAACCGCGCCCGCGAACATGCCCAGAATGTTATAAAAATGTTATTCAAACCAGAAAAATTGACCAGAGAAGCCGGCATGGGGATGAGAGAAGGCAAACCAGACGTCGGCCCACTCTAATAGAAAAACACCCTCCAACTTATAGATTCCCAATATGGGGGGATTCCACTAGGGTCTTTAAAATGGGAATGGCAGTGAAAAAAAGGGTAAATCCAAAAGATGTTACAGTTATCGTGCCTGCATATAACGAGGAAAAGACAATACTCCAGGTTCTAGGCGAACTAAAGAAGAGAGGTTATACTGTCGTTGTTGTAGATGATGGGTCAACTGATTCAACACCCCATCTCCTCACAAGATTCAAAGATGATGATAGAGTCCACGTTTATAGGCATATAATAAACAGGGGACTTGGAGCGGCCTTGAGAACTGGTATAGAGGCGGCCCTTTTCATGGGATCGTCCTATATAGTCACATTTGATGCTGATGGACAACATGACCCAGATGATATAGAAAGGGTTTGCAAACCACTAATCGATAATAAAGCAGATGCTGTTATTGGTAAAAGAGATTTTAGTAAAATGCCACTTTCAAGGAACATTGGAAACTTTCTCATGAACATAATAACCCTAATATTTTATGGTGTTTGGGTTTCTGATTCACAATCCGGTTTGCGAGCATTCACCCGCAAAGCAGCTTCCAAGATCAAAACAGAGGATAGAGGTTATGGTGTGTCATCTGAGATAATAAGTGAAATCAAAAAAAGAGGCCTCAGACTAAAGGAGGCTCCTATAAAAACTATATACACTCCAGAGACTATATCAAAGGGTACAAACTTTAGTGTAGGTATTAAAATATTGATTAAATTAATAATTAATATATTAAAAAGATTGTAAGGGTGCTAAGAGTGTTATACCAGATTATAGGAACACTAACAGGTCTGATAGGGATGATATTATCCATAAAGAGGTTCAAAGAGGGTAAAACATCCCCCACTGCTTTCATCTTCTGGCTTCTAGCATGGGGTTTTCTAATCGTGATCTCAATTAGCCCCAACGTCACATCATATATTGCAAATATTATGGGAATTGGTAGGGGACTGGACCTGATCCTTATATTAGCGATAATAGGAGCCTACTACTTGCTCTTCAGGATATATATCATGATAGAGAACCTTGAAATGGAAATAACAAAACTAGTCAGGGAATTAGCACTCAGAGAATCGGAAGAGGACGAATAGACCATGAAAATAGGGATAATAACAGAATACTTTCCAAAAACTGGAGAATTCGATATAAGGGGGGTGGTGCGGAGGCTTGCGCGTTCAATGAAGCCCTCCAATTATCAAAAAGGCATGAAGTAACCGTTCTAACATCCAGAGCCGAAGGAACACCCAAGAGGTATTCCATAAACAATATAGAAGTCATAGGATGCGGCCCCACACGGGCATATGTGCAAAAGGGTTCTCTCCTTAAACGTTCACTATTTATAAAAAACTTTACAAAAAATTGCGAAAAAAGGGTTTGAAACAATCAGAAAAATATAGGAGGGAATACATAGGGTATAAACTGGAAAAATATTAAAAAAGCTCTGTTAGAGTTTTACCTTTATCTTCTCTCTAAGTATCCTGTTTACGAGCTGACCGTCAGCCCTTCCCCTTAATCTCTTCATGGCTTCCCCCATTAATGGGCCTATGGCTGCCATCTTCCTCTCTTTTATCAGTTCTTCCTTTTCTTCTATAATTTCCTCGATTATCTTCTCTACTTCTTCTCTAGTTAAAATTAGGAGGTCTAGTTCCTTGGCTGCCTTGAGTGGTTCAACTCTTTTATCCGCCATGTATGCT
The nucleotide sequence above comes from Methanothermobacter tenebrarum. Encoded proteins:
- a CDS encoding YIP1 family protein, which translates into the protein MILKKMMNFSKDLLRVMISPEETFKVVKDKNLENQGLYFYIFMCAFLGFMLGGVASAITGVWIIFPIAFAVIVTVIALVKLIIWAIVSHIVAVFVFKGKGSLESTIKLMGFSAAPFILGIFALMTLILAGTFFTSTMLFTIMYIWAIIIGSAAVNIEHRIGFGRSFLSVLGIPALIIIGLMMLVGVLQ
- the cbiM gene encoding cobalt ECF transporter S component CbiM; amino-acid sequence: MHIMEGFLPWQWCILWYAISLPVIIYGITRIKKVADELPESKPLLAVSGAFIFILSSLKMPSVTGSCSHPTGNGLGAILFGPWITSVMAAIVLIFQALLLAHGGLTTLGANIFSMGIIGPVFAWLTYKGSLKLNLPTSIAVFLAAFIGDVMTYVTTSFQLALAFPIPNVMIATSKFMLIFAYTQIPLGIAEGLLTVVVFENILKLKPDITEKLSLLIRKPTSVGD
- a CDS encoding energy-coupling factor ABC transporter substrate-binding protein; amino-acid sequence: MEKRHIIMLIIVALICIIPFLIYSGLGEEQGYFGGADDKASQVIEETGYKPWFEPIWEPPSGEIESLIFAVQAAIGALIIGYVFGYYKGRQKTS
- the cbiQ gene encoding cobalt ECF transporter T component CbiQ, with product MNISTDLYAYHNNLNRIPPGVKLSWGILTMILSLLSPSPIIPIMVAIIMSLTIVLVAGIPSRYYLKFISVPSAFGFLTLILMALFFGAEPSSIGFSWFRVYLDGLHTGFLTFSRIMGGFTCLAFISLTTPINEIFKQLEKIKVPRIIIEIALLMYRMIFIFLEEASTMYHAQETRLGYNSVKSSIKSLGLLASNLFIRSWLQGEKVYQAMETRCYNGEIPTMKIHETDNKWIILVIAFEITLLLGVYFTRTIKII
- a CDS encoding ATP-binding cassette domain-containing protein: MILEAVNVTYEYPDGTIALKNVNFKVEKGQVVALLGPNGAGKSTLFLHFNGILKPKKGQIRVEGEPIHYTKKGLMKVRQKVGIVFQNPDDQLFAPTVREDVAFGPFNIGLETDEVERRVKDSLRKVGMLGFEDKPPHHLSGGEKKRVAIAGILAMNPKIMVLDEPTSGLDPRGASHIMRLLYNLNKEGMTIIIATHDVDMAPLYADKIYIISNGKIIKEGTPKEVFKDVKTIREANLRLPRIAHLVEILEKEDKLPFNKPYPLTIGEARRRLLDKWKLMETPSHSKVRR
- the ribC gene encoding riboflavin synthase; its protein translation is MRRIGICDTTFARYDMASAAIDELKMHAPDLKIIRRTVPGVKDLPVACKKLIEEEGCEIVMAFGMPGPDEKDKVCAHEASTGLIQAQLMTNTHIIEVFVHEDEESNPKDLKILAENRAREHAQNVIKMLFKPEKLTREAGMGMREGKPDVGPL
- a CDS encoding glycosyltransferase family 2 protein, whose translation is MAVKKRVNPKDVTVIVPAYNEEKTILQVLGELKKRGYTVVVVDDGSTDSTPHLLTRFKDDDRVHVYRHIINRGLGAALRTGIEAALFMGSSYIVTFDADGQHDPDDIERVCKPLIDNKADAVIGKRDFSKMPLSRNIGNFLMNIITLIFYGVWVSDSQSGLRAFTRKAASKIKTEDRGYGVSSEIISEIKKRGLRLKEAPIKTIYTPETISKGTNFSVGIKILIKLIINILKRL
- a CDS encoding DUF2304 domain-containing protein, which encodes MLYQIIGTLTGLIGMILSIKRFKEGKTSPTAFIFWLLAWGFLIVISISPNVTSYIANIMGIGRGLDLILILAIIGAYYLLFRIYIMIENLEMEITKLVRELALRESEEDE